The sequence below is a genomic window from Micromonospora aurantiaca ATCC 27029.
CCTGGCTCATCTCGTTCCTTCCGTCGGCGTTGAGGGCCGTCCTTACCCCGTCCGCTCCGCCCCCACGCATCCCGGCGGCCCGGCCATGCATAGGGTCGCATGCAGGAACGAGCGAGCGGACGGGCCCGGCGGCGGAGACCCCGCGCGCCCCCGCCGCGGCGAGGGGACGTCGATGAGTGGTCGTTTTGTGGTCGTCGGGGCCGGCACCATGGGCCTCGGCATCGCGTACGTGGCGGCCGGCGCCGGGTACGCGGTCGAACTGGTCGAGGTCGACCCCGCCCGGGGCGCCGAGGCCCTGCGCCGGCTCGGCGAGCTGTGGGACCGGGGCGTGCAGCGCGGCAAGCTGACCGAGGAGGCCGCCACCGCCAACCGTGAGCGCGTCACGCTCCGGGCCGGGCTCGCCGAGGTGGCCGAGGGCGCCGACGTGATCGTGGAGGCGGTGCCCGAGCGGCTCGACCTCAAGCGTGCCGTCCTGCGCGAGGCGGAGAGCCGCCGGCCGGCGCTGCTGGGCAGCAACACCTCCAGCATCCCGATCGCCGAACTGGCCGCCGGGCTGGACCGCCCCGCCGACTTCGTCGGGTTGCACTTCTTCAATCCGGTGTGGGCGATGGCGCTGCTCGAGGTCGTGGTCGGCCCGGCCACCGCGCCGGAGACGACCGAGGCGGCCGTCGCGCTCGCCGCCCGGCTCGGCAAGGACCCCGTCGTCGTACGCGACATGCCCGGCTTCGCCACCTCCCGGCTGGGCGTCACGCTCGGCCTGGAGGCGATCCGGATGGTGGCCGACGGGGTGGCGAGCC
It includes:
- a CDS encoding 3-hydroxyacyl-CoA dehydrogenase family protein, which translates into the protein MSGRFVVVGAGTMGLGIAYVAAGAGYAVELVEVDPARGAEALRRLGELWDRGVQRGKLTEEAATANRERVTLRAGLAEVAEGADVIVEAVPERLDLKRAVLREAESRRPALLGSNTSSIPIAELAAGLDRPADFVGLHFFNPVWAMALLEVVVGPATAPETTEAAVALAARLGKDPVVVRDMPGFATSRLGVTLGLEAIRMVADGVASPADIDKAMVLGYRHPIGPLELTDLVGLDVRLDIARTLQAAYGDRFAPPPLLVEMVAAGKLGKKSGRGFYTWKDGVKQ